In Selenomonas dianae, a genomic segment contains:
- the rapZ gene encoding RNase adapter RapZ, giving the protein MADVKRSAEKFRPVIVTGLSGGGKSLAARYMEDLGYFCVDNLPPVFIPKFIDLCRETHGQISRAAIVVDTRSREFFDDFVRILGELDAGNASYELLFIEASDDVIIRRYKETRRPHPLAPDARISEGVTRERRQLAPVRARASQLIDTSHLRKAELRDIIRQHYDTPGGDAEMNVNILSFGFKYGIPLDADLVFDVRFLPNPFYVDALRSKSGTVPQVASYIESYDVTQKFEQYLDGLIDFLLPQYVKEGKSQLVIAIGCTGGMHRSVFIAKHLYDRIRGGYEAHLEHRDLMKNEVQEHVSEG; this is encoded by the coding sequence ATGGCTGATGTGAAACGGTCGGCGGAGAAGTTCCGCCCCGTGATTGTGACGGGGCTCTCGGGCGGCGGCAAGTCGCTTGCCGCACGCTATATGGAGGATCTGGGGTATTTCTGTGTGGATAATCTGCCGCCGGTCTTTATCCCGAAGTTCATTGACCTCTGCCGTGAGACCCACGGGCAGATCAGCCGCGCGGCGATTGTGGTGGACACGCGCAGCCGCGAGTTCTTCGATGATTTCGTACGGATTCTCGGGGAACTGGATGCGGGAAATGCCTCCTACGAGCTGCTTTTCATCGAGGCATCCGACGATGTCATCATCCGTCGCTACAAGGAGACGCGCCGTCCGCACCCGCTTGCACCCGACGCACGCATCTCGGAGGGGGTGACGCGCGAACGCCGGCAGCTTGCCCCTGTGCGTGCGCGTGCCTCGCAGCTGATCGACACCTCGCACCTGCGCAAGGCGGAGCTGCGCGACATCATCCGACAGCACTACGACACGCCGGGCGGGGATGCGGAGATGAACGTCAACATCCTCTCATTCGGGTTCAAGTACGGCATTCCGCTGGATGCCGATCTCGTCTTTGACGTGCGTTTTCTGCCGAATCCGTTCTATGTGGATGCCCTGCGCAGCAAGAGCGGAACGGTGCCGCAGGTTGCGTCCTACATTGAGTCGTATGACGTGACACAGAAATTCGAGCAGTACCTCGACGGTCTGATCGACTTCCTCCTGCCGCAGTATGTAAAGGAGGGCAAAAGTCAGCTCGTCATCGCCATTGGGTGTACGGGCGGGATGCACCGCAGCGTATTCATCGCAAAGCATCTCTATGACCGCATCAGGGGCGGCTATGAGGCACATCTGGAGCACCGCGACCTCATGAAAAACGAGGTGCAGGAACACGTGAGTGAGGGATAG
- a CDS encoding gluconeogenesis factor YvcK family protein — protein MHLMKWLYPGMGFKRWLFVFAVGTLCVGLGVALIFNYKYIDSIEEAIFRFVYTWQGSYDYGFTVIAGVAVALLGSGLMLVATRHIIRSVITALMPEGTSARLVDLVYEKTRLSRGPAVTVIGGGHGLSVLLRGIKELTSNVTAVVTVADDGGSSGRLRAELGIIPPGDLRNCLVALADTEPLMEKLFQYRFEGQSNLAGHSFGNLFLAAMAEVTGDMETALRESSKVLAVKGRVLPASKQSVRLDAILEDGTVVEGESRIPEAAGRIRRVRLYPQDVVPVPSALEAIRTADAIILGPGSLYTSIMPNLLVNGVAEELRRSRALKIYICNVMTQPGETDGYTAAMHAEAIIKHAGRGAIDFMLVNNAPISDKLRAKYAAEGVAPVVVDEESINALGIGFVAADIINQTDAVRHDPDKLSRNIMRMIYDFRVR, from the coding sequence ATGCATCTCATGAAATGGCTCTATCCCGGCATGGGGTTCAAGCGATGGCTCTTTGTCTTTGCCGTCGGAACGCTCTGTGTCGGGCTTGGCGTAGCACTTATTTTCAATTACAAATACATTGACAGCATCGAGGAGGCTATTTTTCGCTTCGTCTATACATGGCAGGGCAGCTATGACTACGGCTTTACCGTGATTGCGGGCGTTGCGGTCGCACTTCTCGGCAGCGGGCTGATGCTCGTGGCGACGCGGCACATCATCCGATCCGTCATCACGGCGCTCATGCCCGAGGGGACATCGGCACGCCTCGTGGATCTCGTCTATGAAAAGACACGCCTCAGCCGCGGCCCCGCCGTCACTGTGATCGGCGGCGGACATGGGCTTTCCGTTCTCCTGCGCGGCATCAAGGAACTGACGAGCAATGTGACGGCGGTGGTGACCGTTGCGGACGACGGCGGTTCGTCGGGACGGTTGCGTGCGGAGCTCGGCATCATCCCGCCGGGCGATCTGCGCAACTGTCTTGTGGCACTCGCCGATACCGAGCCGCTGATGGAAAAGCTCTTCCAGTACCGCTTCGAGGGGCAGAGCAACCTCGCGGGACACAGTTTCGGAAACCTCTTTCTTGCGGCGATGGCGGAGGTTACGGGCGATATGGAGACGGCGCTACGCGAGTCCTCGAAGGTACTCGCCGTCAAGGGACGCGTGCTCCCCGCCTCGAAGCAGTCCGTCCGGCTTGATGCGATTCTTGAGGATGGTACGGTGGTCGAGGGCGAGTCGCGCATCCCGGAGGCGGCGGGGCGCATCCGCCGCGTACGTCTTTATCCGCAGGACGTTGTGCCTGTGCCGTCCGCATTGGAGGCGATCCGTACGGCGGACGCGATCATCCTGGGTCCCGGCAGTCTCTACACGAGCATCATGCCGAACCTTCTCGTGAATGGCGTCGCGGAGGAGCTTCGGCGAAGCCGCGCCCTCAAGATTTACATCTGTAATGTGATGACACAGCCCGGCGAAACGGACGGCTATACCGCCGCCATGCACGCAGAGGCGATCATCAAACACGCGGGTCGCGGGGCAATCGACTTTATGCTCGTCAACAATGCACCGATCTCGGACAAACTTCGTGCAAAGTATGCCGCAGAGGGGGTTGCCCCTGTCGTGGTGGACGAGGAGTCCATCAACGCACTCGGCATTGGTTTCGTCGCGGCGGACATCATCAACCAGACCGATGCGGTGCGTCACGATCCGGACAAACTCAGCCGCAACATCATGCGCATGATTTACGATTTTCGGGTGCGATGA
- the whiA gene encoding DNA-binding protein WhiA, with product MSSFASDVKNALSRTDTERDCCRTAELAALLRMGASMVTDGEHGMGLRFETASAAVARRVIRLLRAMDASLATSVAMERTPQLRRRTYIVNIAAGEGVAPLLTRLGLLAGGAPVGTDPTLLRKKCCRAAYLRGAFLSGGSVNRPEASCHLEITAKRPEQGRALHTLLRRLHFPVGLTDRRDTYVVYLKEGDAVMDFLALIGAEEAAEKIEVARNLKEVRAQVNRIVNVETANLQRAVDAAANQLAAIERLRAAGRLATLPADLRETAQMRCAHPEISMAELAALCHISKSGMSHRLKKICRVAEEV from the coding sequence ATGTCCTCGTTTGCCTCGGATGTGAAAAATGCGCTCTCGCGTACGGACACGGAGCGCGATTGCTGCCGGACGGCGGAGCTCGCGGCACTCCTGCGTATGGGGGCGTCCATGGTTACGGACGGTGAACATGGCATGGGCCTGCGGTTCGAGACAGCGAGTGCGGCAGTTGCGCGCCGCGTGATCCGTCTCCTGCGTGCGATGGACGCATCGCTTGCAACTTCGGTCGCGATGGAGCGCACGCCGCAGCTGCGCCGCCGTACCTACATCGTCAACATCGCTGCGGGGGAGGGAGTTGCGCCGCTCCTCACGCGTCTCGGTCTGCTCGCGGGCGGTGCGCCTGTGGGGACAGATCCGACACTCCTGCGGAAAAAGTGCTGCCGTGCGGCGTATCTGCGCGGGGCGTTCCTCAGCGGCGGGAGTGTCAACCGCCCCGAGGCAAGCTGTCATCTGGAGATCACGGCAAAACGTCCGGAGCAGGGGCGCGCCCTCCATACTCTCCTGCGCCGTCTGCACTTCCCCGTCGGTCTGACCGACCGACGGGATACCTATGTCGTCTATCTCAAGGAGGGGGATGCGGTCATGGATTTCCTCGCGCTCATCGGCGCGGAGGAGGCGGCGGAGAAGATCGAGGTCGCACGCAACCTCAAGGAGGTGCGCGCACAGGTGAACCGCATCGTTAACGTGGAAACGGCAAATCTCCAACGCGCCGTGGATGCGGCGGCAAATCAGCTGGCGGCGATCGAGCGCCTTCGGGCGGCGGGGCGGCTTGCCACGCTGCCTGCTGATCTGCGTGAAACGGCGCAGATGCGTTGCGCCCATCCGGAGATCAGCATGGCGGAGCTTGCCGCGCTTTGCCACATCAGCAAGTCGGGTATGAGTCATCGTTTGAAGAAGATCTGCAGGGTTGCAGAGGAGGTATAG
- a CDS encoding polysaccharide deacetylase family protein, with product MIRGIARRLSKGLPLPILLSAAVAGWILTAEPSAGFPILEYHMVKEDAPPEEHRYVVPPADFAQQLDYLAEEGYTTITPQDYARARKGKQQLPDKPIILSFDDGYEDNRRVVLPMLEERGMKAVFYMVTNAIGKPGYLTWEDLFDLEHSGMEIGSHTANHLPLTTLTRDEQRDELRLSKLLMEWRGMKTIYSFSYPNGAYDDAVVAMLAEEDYLTAVTGEAGLNTLTTNPYLLHRVNIPPPHFGITEFRLRLLKADLAARLETRLAQLPEGVQEGIAQLRAKLHTIG from the coding sequence TTGATCAGAGGAATTGCACGGCGGCTCTCAAAGGGGCTGCCGCTGCCCATACTCCTGTCGGCGGCAGTTGCCGGATGGATTTTGACGGCGGAGCCGTCTGCAGGGTTTCCCATCTTGGAATATCACATGGTGAAGGAGGATGCGCCGCCGGAGGAGCACCGCTACGTTGTGCCGCCCGCCGATTTTGCACAGCAGTTGGACTACCTCGCGGAGGAGGGGTACACGACCATCACGCCGCAGGACTATGCACGCGCGCGCAAGGGCAAGCAGCAGCTCCCCGACAAGCCGATCATCCTCTCGTTTGACGACGGCTACGAGGACAATCGGCGCGTTGTTTTGCCCATGCTCGAAGAGCGCGGCATGAAAGCTGTGTTCTACATGGTGACGAACGCCATTGGAAAACCGGGCTATCTCACATGGGAGGATCTGTTTGATCTGGAGCACAGCGGCATGGAGATCGGCAGCCACACGGCGAACCATCTGCCGCTCACGACGCTCACGCGCGACGAGCAGCGCGACGAGCTGCGTCTTTCCAAGCTCCTCATGGAGTGGCGCGGGATGAAGACCATCTACAGCTTCTCCTATCCGAACGGCGCCTATGATGACGCTGTTGTCGCCATGCTCGCCGAGGAGGACTATCTGACGGCGGTGACAGGGGAGGCGGGGCTGAACACGCTCACAACGAATCCATATCTCCTGCACCGCGTCAATATCCCGCCGCCGCACTTCGGCATCACAGAGTTTCGGTTGCGCCTCCTCAAGGCGGATCTTGCCGCACGGTTGGAAACACGCCTCGCGCAGCTGCCCGAGGGGGTACAGGAGGGAATCGCGCAGCTGCGGGCAAAGCTGCACACCATTGGATAA